From the Malus domestica chromosome 17, GDT2T_hap1 genome, one window contains:
- the LOC139193414 gene encoding uncharacterized protein — protein MDQQSVNVNGAVPKYSEKPEKFKGLDFKRWQQKMLFFLTTMNLAHVVKEEAPKSNENPMTKETVMAIEAWNHSEFCYRNYILNSLDDNLYDIYSLCKTAKELWESLEKKYKIDDAGLKKLVEEIQKLIYELHSEGYEIHEHFQVGAIIEKLPTSWNDFKFYLKHKRREMNMEDLIPRLRVEEDHRKADRSGGFAAIEANANYVE, from the exons ATGGATCAACAATCTGTGAATGTGAATGGTGCTGTGCCAAAATACTCTGAAAAGCCTGAGAAGTTCAAAGGGCTAGACTTCAAGAGATGGCAACAGAAGATGTTGTTCTTCCTGACAACAATGAATCTCGCTCATGTTGTCAAGGAAGAAGCTCCGAAGTCTAATGAGAATCCAATGACGAAAGAGACTGTCATGGCAATTGAAGCTTGGAATCATTCCGAGTTTTGTTACAGGAATTATATTCTGAATAGTTTGGATGACAATCTCTATGACATTTATTCTCTGTGCAAGACAGCGAAGGAGTTGTGGGAATCCCTGGAGAAAAAGTATAAAATTGATGATGCCGGTTTAAAGAAATTG GTCGAAGAAATCCAGAAATTGATCTATGAACTGCACTCTGAGGGATACGAGATTCATGAGCATTTCCAAGTTGGGGCGATAATTGAAAAATTGCCAACTTCGTGGAATGACTTCAAATTTTATCTTAAGCACAAGCGTCGTGAGATGAATATGGAGGATTTGATCCCGAGGCTACGAGTGGAAGAAGACCACAGAAAGGCAGACCGTTCTGGAGGGTTTGCTGCCATTGAAGCCAATGCAAATTATGTTGAATGA